From a region of the Paenibacillus lutimineralis genome:
- a CDS encoding Fur family transcriptional regulator, with translation MEVKVEKIKQELQSHGYKLTPQREATVRVLLENEEDHLSAEDVFMLVKDKAPEIGLATVYRTLELLSELHVVEKINFGDGVARYDLRTDTNKHHHHHLICVQCGAMDEIREDWLGPLEERLEKEFNFTVLDHRLDFQGICHRCKDKTDKTDKTD, from the coding sequence GTGGAAGTGAAAGTCGAGAAAATCAAACAAGAGTTACAATCCCATGGCTATAAATTGACGCCCCAGCGGGAAGCCACGGTTCGCGTATTGCTCGAGAATGAAGAGGATCATCTTAGTGCTGAAGATGTATTCATGCTCGTTAAAGATAAAGCTCCTGAGATAGGTTTGGCTACCGTATACCGGACCCTGGAGTTGCTTAGTGAACTTCATGTCGTTGAGAAGATCAACTTCGGCGACGGAGTAGCCAGATATGATTTGCGAACCGATACGAACAAGCATCACCACCATCATTTGATCTGCGTTCAATGTGGCGCAATGGATGAGATACGTGAGGATTGGCTTGGGCCATTAGAGGAACGTCTGGAGAAGGAATTTAATTTTACGGTTCTTGATCATCGTCTTGACTTCCAAGGTATTTGTCATCGTTGTAAAGATAAGACAGATAAAACGGACAAGACGGATTGA
- a CDS encoding DUF4227 family protein: MVISLRKSLRLLKYLIVFIMLAYALYKAFGYLDVALLPMEKYRIPEGSAVKAFHAGSMEVVDPETPLQRLKLFFWYGE; this comes from the coding sequence ATGGTCATTTCTTTGCGCAAGAGTCTACGTTTATTGAAGTATTTAATTGTATTCATCATGCTTGCTTATGCTTTATACAAAGCGTTTGGCTACCTGGATGTAGCTTTGCTCCCGATGGAAAAATACCGTATTCCTGAGGGCTCAGCGGTTAAGGCCTTTCATGCCGGAAGTATGGAAGTGGTAGATCCGGAGACTCCGCTGCAGAGATTGAAGCTATTTTTCTGGTATGGTGAATAA
- the xerD gene encoding site-specific tyrosine recombinase XerD: MEQVIASFISQLADRKGLSERTQEAYTRDLQQFVAYLQSRGIDDFNEVTRAGILLYFSALKEKGKSPATIARVTVTLRSFIHYLLQERMIDHDPFLMIESPRMDKTPPETLTIEETEALLEMPDPDTPLGLRDKAMLELLYATGIRVSELISLEISDINLQLQFLRCAGENRKERIIPVGAITIEWLDRYLKDCRPRWVKEADRGPLFSNRQGGTLSRQGFWKIVKKYGAEAGISKQITPHTLRHSFAVHMLQGGADVRAVQEMLGNQSASTLQLYLNKSGGNLKSVYDSFHPRAKRQIEDQSIDTKE; encoded by the coding sequence TTGGAACAGGTTATTGCCTCTTTTATATCGCAATTGGCGGATCGTAAAGGTCTGAGTGAGCGAACACAGGAAGCATACACCCGCGATTTACAGCAGTTTGTTGCTTATTTGCAGAGCCGCGGAATCGATGATTTCAACGAGGTCACCAGGGCTGGGATATTGCTCTATTTCTCCGCTTTGAAGGAGAAGGGCAAGTCGCCTGCGACCATTGCCAGGGTCACTGTGACACTGCGATCTTTTATACATTACTTGCTCCAGGAGCGGATGATTGATCATGATCCGTTCCTGATGATTGAGTCTCCAAGAATGGACAAGACCCCACCTGAGACGTTAACCATTGAGGAGACAGAAGCTTTGCTGGAAATGCCCGATCCAGATACCCCCTTGGGATTAAGGGACAAGGCGATGCTTGAATTATTGTATGCTACAGGTATTCGTGTTAGCGAGCTGATCTCTCTGGAGATAAGCGACATTAATTTGCAGCTGCAATTTCTACGCTGTGCAGGTGAGAATCGTAAGGAAAGAATCATTCCTGTTGGGGCTATAACGATAGAATGGCTAGACCGTTATTTGAAGGATTGCCGTCCGAGATGGGTGAAGGAAGCAGACCGCGGTCCATTGTTCTCAAATCGTCAGGGAGGAACGCTGAGCCGTCAAGGATTTTGGAAAATCGTTAAGAAATACGGGGCAGAGGCGGGTATCAGCAAGCAGATTACCCCGCACACTTTGCGTCATTCATTTGCCGTACATATGCTTCAGGGCGGGGCGGATGTGCGCGCTGTACAGGAGATGTTAGGCAATCAGAGTGCTTCGACCCTGCAGCTCTATTTGAATAAATCGGGTGGAAATCTAAAATCGGTGTATGATTCCTTTCATCCACGGGCAAAACGGCAAATAGAAGATCAGTCCATTGATACTAAGGAATAA
- a CDS encoding purine-nucleoside phosphorylase gives MTMTLTKEMIVEAAGYISSVAKMKPEVGLILGSGLGILADHIEQAVSISYADIPHFPQSTVEGHAGELLIGHVQGKPVVMMKGRFHMYEGYGPELTAFPVRVMKELGVKTLLVTNAAGGVNTSFTPGDLMLISDHLNMTGKNPLIGANDDELGPRFPDMSQAYSRRLRELARSIADKLGFSLQEGVYAGLLGPSYETPAEIRMLRTLGADAVGMSTVSEVIVASHAGLEVLGISCISNMAAGILDQPLSHAEVMETTDRVREQFLSLVQTIIPQL, from the coding sequence ATGACAATGACACTTACCAAAGAAATGATTGTAGAGGCAGCCGGGTATATTTCGTCCGTGGCCAAGATGAAGCCGGAGGTTGGCCTGATTCTCGGCTCTGGACTTGGAATTCTTGCCGACCACATTGAACAAGCGGTCAGCATTTCCTATGCAGATATTCCTCATTTCCCACAGTCCACGGTAGAAGGACATGCCGGTGAATTACTGATCGGCCATGTGCAAGGAAAACCGGTCGTGATGATGAAAGGACGCTTCCATATGTACGAAGGCTACGGTCCTGAATTGACGGCGTTCCCTGTGCGGGTTATGAAAGAGCTAGGCGTGAAGACGCTGCTTGTTACTAATGCAGCCGGTGGCGTGAATACCTCCTTCACTCCAGGCGATCTGATGCTTATATCCGATCACCTTAATATGACTGGGAAGAACCCGTTGATCGGTGCCAATGACGATGAGCTTGGGCCGCGTTTCCCGGATATGTCCCAGGCTTACAGCCGTAGATTGCGCGAGCTGGCCCGGTCTATTGCAGACAAGCTGGGGTTCTCGCTGCAGGAAGGCGTGTACGCTGGATTGCTTGGACCATCCTATGAGACCCCGGCAGAGATCCGCATGCTGCGTACCCTGGGCGCGGACGCCGTTGGTATGTCCACCGTCTCAGAAGTCATTGTAGCTAGCCATGCGGGGCTTGAGGTGCTTGGTATCTCCTGTATCAGCAACATGGCAGCTGGGATTTTGGACCAGCCATTATCACATGCGGAAGTCATGGAGACGACGGATCGTGTACGCGAGCAATTCCTCAGTCTGGTACAGACGATCATACCGCAGCTGTAA
- a CDS encoding D-alanyl-D-alanine carboxypeptidase family protein, with protein sequence MKKLLISGFMALILTVSAWPIAALAEDGGARDNAEVLTLAENARSAILIDADTGTVIYEKHSHEKLPPASITKIMTMLLTMEAIDEGRLKLTDKVTTSEHASSMGGSQIFLEVGEEMTVDDLLKGVAMASGNDASVALAEKIGGSEQGFIKLMNERAQELGLKDTHFANCNGLPVADHYSSAHDIAMMSRELLKYEGITKYTGSYQDYLRKDSPKPFWLVNTNKLVRFYSGADGLKTGYTSEAKFCLAATAKRDGMRLIAVVLGEPNTKTRNSEVSAMFDYAFSQYALQPIYKSGEVIGKVKVQKGEAAQLELTASKTMSVLVKKGSKLENITQKLVVPEKIAAPVKEGQLIGQLLIVQDGRTLAEFDLNAATAIKKAGFWTLFKRTASHMFFVD encoded by the coding sequence TTGAAGAAACTGCTAATCAGTGGGTTTATGGCTCTTATATTGACAGTATCTGCATGGCCTATCGCGGCCTTGGCAGAGGATGGAGGGGCACGCGATAACGCAGAGGTACTGACGCTGGCGGAGAATGCCCGCTCCGCTATCCTGATAGATGCGGACACCGGGACGGTTATTTATGAGAAACATAGTCATGAGAAGCTGCCGCCTGCCAGTATAACGAAAATTATGACGATGCTTCTGACGATGGAAGCGATCGATGAGGGTCGCTTGAAGTTGACAGATAAGGTGACGACGAGTGAGCATGCTTCATCGATGGGTGGGTCGCAAATTTTCCTCGAGGTCGGGGAAGAAATGACGGTCGATGATCTATTGAAGGGGGTAGCAATGGCCTCCGGTAATGACGCCTCTGTTGCGTTGGCAGAGAAGATCGGAGGCTCGGAACAGGGCTTTATCAAGCTAATGAATGAGCGGGCTCAGGAGCTTGGACTCAAAGACACTCACTTTGCCAACTGCAATGGATTACCGGTAGCTGACCATTACAGCTCTGCTCATGACATCGCTATGATGAGTCGAGAACTACTGAAGTATGAGGGGATTACGAAGTATACCGGTTCCTATCAGGATTACTTGCGCAAGGATTCCCCTAAGCCATTCTGGCTCGTCAATACGAATAAGCTTGTTCGATTTTACAGCGGGGCAGATGGCCTTAAGACTGGCTATACCTCAGAAGCCAAGTTCTGTCTGGCAGCGACAGCGAAGCGTGATGGAATGCGCTTGATTGCGGTCGTTCTCGGGGAGCCGAATACGAAGACGCGTAACAGTGAAGTATCCGCGATGTTCGACTATGCATTTTCGCAATATGCGCTGCAACCGATCTATAAATCCGGCGAGGTGATCGGAAAAGTGAAGGTTCAGAAGGGGGAGGCCGCGCAGCTTGAGTTGACCGCCTCCAAGACAATGAGCGTTCTGGTCAAGAAAGGCTCCAAGCTGGAGAATATTACGCAGAAGCTGGTTGTTCCTGAGAAGATTGCCGCCCCTGTCAAGGAAGGGCAATTGATTGGCCAACTACTAATCGTTCAGGATGGTCGGACGCTGGCCGAGTTCGATCTGAATGCGGCTACCGCAATTAAGAAAGCTGGCTTTTGGACCTTATTCAAACGAACGGCTTCGCATATGTTTTTTGTAGATTAA
- the spoIIAA gene encoding anti-sigma F factor antagonist — protein sequence MNLQMETVRHRETLIVRLSGELDHHTADLVRMRMDEEIGREGCRNLLLSLKSLQFMDSSGLGVILGRYKLIKQKGGKMVVSDVNPPVFRLLEMSGLFKIMSIYENESSALSELEVAL from the coding sequence GTGAATTTGCAAATGGAAACTGTGAGGCATCGCGAGACGCTTATTGTACGTTTATCCGGTGAGCTGGACCATCATACCGCAGATCTGGTGCGTATGCGCATGGATGAGGAGATCGGGCGAGAGGGCTGCCGCAATTTACTGCTCAGTCTCAAATCGCTGCAGTTCATGGACAGCTCAGGGCTTGGAGTTATTCTCGGACGCTATAAGCTGATTAAGCAAAAGGGCGGGAAGATGGTCGTCAGCGACGTGAACCCGCCGGTATTCCGCTTGCTGGAGATGTCAGGCTTGTTCAAGATTATGTCTATTTATGAAAATGAGAGCAGCGCGCTCTCGGAGTTGGAGGTCGCCCTATGA
- the spoIIAB gene encoding anti-sigma F factor codes for MKENSSNFMTLQFAAKSENESFARVTVAAFVSQLDPTMDEITDLKTVVSEAVTNSIIHGYEENSEGIVTISAWIEEDTITLLIEDKGRGIEDLELAKQPLYTSKPELERSGMGFTIMENFMDEFDVASEVGGGTSIRMKKRIVSKKALYN; via the coding sequence ATGAAGGAGAATAGTAGCAACTTTATGACCTTGCAATTCGCGGCAAAATCGGAGAATGAGTCCTTCGCCAGGGTAACAGTAGCCGCCTTTGTCTCTCAGCTGGATCCGACGATGGATGAGATTACAGACTTGAAGACCGTAGTGTCTGAAGCGGTAACAAATTCTATTATCCATGGTTATGAGGAGAATTCGGAAGGAATCGTCACGATCTCCGCTTGGATTGAGGAGGATACGATAACCCTGCTTATCGAAGACAAAGGCCGTGGGATTGAAGATTTGGAGTTGGCTAAGCAGCCGCTATACACTTCCAAGCCGGAGCTGGAACGGTCCGGGATGGGTTTTACAATCATGGAGAATTTTATGGATGAGTTTGACGTCGCAAGCGAGGTTGGCGGCGGCACTTCGATTCGGATGAAGAAGAGGATCGTATCGAAGAAAGCTTTATACAATTAG
- the sigF gene encoding RNA polymerase sporulation sigma factor SigF: MDAEVKQASREYLDDAEVKRLIALSQAGDNVARDRLVSCNTRLVWSVVQRFMNRGYEPEDLFQIGCIGLLKSVDKFDLSYDVKFSTYAVPMIIGEIQRFLRDDGTLKVSRSLKEMANKVRKKKDELSKVLNRLPTVKEVAEELGVTPEDVVFAQEANKPPASIHETVFENDGDPITLMDQIADESQERWFDKLALHEAIDGLSERERLIVYLRYYRDQTQSEVAARLGISQVQVSRLEKKILQSIRDQIAQ, encoded by the coding sequence ATGGATGCCGAAGTGAAGCAAGCCTCGAGAGAGTATTTGGACGATGCGGAAGTGAAAAGGCTGATCGCCTTGAGCCAGGCTGGAGATAATGTGGCCAGGGACAGGCTCGTAAGCTGCAACACAAGGCTGGTCTGGTCGGTCGTACAGCGGTTCATGAACCGTGGCTACGAACCGGAGGATTTGTTCCAAATCGGCTGCATCGGACTGTTAAAGTCGGTGGATAAATTCGATCTAAGTTATGACGTCAAATTCTCAACCTATGCGGTTCCGATGATTATCGGGGAAATTCAGCGCTTCTTACGTGATGATGGAACGTTGAAGGTTAGCCGTTCGTTGAAGGAAATGGCGAATAAGGTACGCAAGAAGAAGGACGAGCTGTCCAAGGTGCTGAACCGACTTCCGACGGTGAAGGAAGTGGCGGAGGAGCTCGGGGTAACGCCGGAGGATGTCGTATTCGCCCAAGAGGCGAATAAGCCGCCAGCCTCTATCCATGAGACGGTGTTCGAGAATGATGGCGACCCGATTACACTTATGGATCAGATCGCCGATGAGTCCCAGGAACGCTGGTTTGATAAGCTGGCTCTGCATGAAGCGATCGATGGATTATCAGAGCGGGAGCGGCTGATTGTGTATTTGCGCTATTATCGCGATCAGACGCAATCTGAGGTAGCGGCCAGGCTTGGAATCTCCCAGGTGCAGGTATCCAGACTGGAGAAGAAAATCTTGCAGAGCATTCGTGATCAGATTGCTCAATAG
- a CDS encoding stage V sporulation protein AA, protein MNPIPHPCIYVRLRKQVRLPAGTPIRLRDIARVLAESHQEEVLLNLELERPEKSDGNLIVIDTLQVISVIKQQFPGAQVEVIGEPHVLIEMIVKEKKPSLLLFVVVWLLLFFGAALTIMNFHADVSMPEVQVRIVEMITGHRDEHPYLFQGAYSLGIGFGMIIFFNHLFKKKWNEEPTPLEVEMFLYQENLNQYVVAEEYKRMSEQEAKEKGEKPL, encoded by the coding sequence TTGAACCCAATACCTCATCCCTGCATTTATGTACGGCTGCGCAAGCAAGTCAGGCTTCCGGCTGGTACACCCATCCGTCTTCGCGATATCGCTCGTGTACTCGCCGAGTCTCATCAAGAAGAAGTCCTGTTAAATTTGGAGCTTGAGCGTCCGGAGAAGAGTGATGGCAATCTCATCGTGATCGATACCCTGCAAGTGATTTCTGTTATCAAGCAGCAATTTCCTGGGGCTCAGGTTGAAGTGATCGGTGAGCCGCATGTGCTGATCGAGATGATCGTGAAGGAGAAGAAGCCTTCACTTTTGCTATTTGTGGTAGTCTGGCTCCTGCTATTCTTCGGAGCCGCACTGACCATCATGAACTTCCATGCTGATGTAAGCATGCCGGAGGTTCAGGTGCGGATCGTGGAGATGATTACTGGTCACCGGGACGAGCATCCTTATCTTTTTCAAGGCGCATACTCCCTTGGCATCGGCTTCGGGATGATCATCTTCTTCAATCATCTATTCAAGAAGAAATGGAATGAGGAACCCACTCCCCTTGAGGTTGAGATGTTCCTGTACCAGGAAAATCTGAATCAATATGTGGTTGCTGAGGAATATAAACGGATGAGCGAACAAGAGGCCAAGGAGAAGGGGGAGAAGCCCCTTTGA